Within the Gloeobacter kilaueensis JS1 genome, the region TTGCGGCTGCTCGCCGCCTTGAGCGCAAAAGATCCGCTCAGCGGGCTTGCCAACCAGCTCCACTCCAGCCGCATCCTCGAAGCGCAGATCCACAAGGCCAGGGCAGGGCAGCCTTTCTGCCTGGCAATCCTTGCTATCGCTGGCCTGCGCCGGGTGCATCTGGCCCATGGCCACGCCGCCGGTCGTCAGATCCTCCAGCGCTGGGGCAGGCTGCTGCCTTCTACCCTGAGCGGCGATGACATTTTGGGCTACTGGGGCGAAGGGGAGTTTGTCGTCGGTCTGGCGATGCAGCGAGCCCAGGCCGAAGCACACCTGGCCCTTGCCATCAAAGCGCTGCAGTTGCAGGTGTACACCGGCGCGGATGGCGGCACTTTCCAGGTACACTTTAGCTGCAGTATTGCCGAGTACCCCGGCGACGGCCTGAGCGTACAATCTCTATATCGCTCCGCCGCTACCAGTGTGCAGCGATCGTGAGCCATCCTCCTGCGATGACGATCCTCGAGCAGATCAAACAGCGAACCGACGTGCCGGTGGTGGTTACCGACCAGCAGGGCTTTGTGACCTACGTCAACGAACGCTTCTGCGCCGTTTTTGGCTGGAGCGCAGCGGAGATTAGAGGCCAGCTCATCACCGCAATCATCCCCGACAGCTTCCATGCCTCCCACCACCTGGGCTTTTCACGCTTTCTCACGACCCAAAAATCGACCATTCTCAACCACCCGATGCGCCTCAAAGGCGTTACCCGAGACGGCAGGCAGATCGAAGCGGAGCACCTGATTGCCGCCGAAGAGCACCAGGGCGAGTGGGTCTTTATGGCGACGCTGCGGCCCCTGCTGCCCCTCGATGGATAGGAGCAGGCGGTGGGTACGGATCTGATGGGCCTGATCGACCAGTTGCGCTCGACCCTGGGCAAGATGGAGGTCGCCCTCGGAGCGATTGCCGACGCTATCGTCTGGACCGACAAAGACTGCCACATCCAGTGGTGCAACGCCGCCTTCGACCGGCTGGTCAACTGCGAGCACATCCTGGTCTTAGGCGAAAAGCTCAATCACCTGCTGCCGCTATGGCAGGCTGGTCAGGCGGTTGCCTGTTCGGCCTATCCGGATGCGCGCATCCTCGCAGGCCGCTACGAAGGGGGCGAGTACGAACTGCAGCGCGGCGGCTGCGCCCTGGCCCTGGAGATTTCCGGCAGTTGTGTCGAGATGGCGAACGGTGAGCGCTCCGCTGTCCTGGTGATTCGGGACATGACGCCGGCAAGGCGGTTGGAGGCAGAGCGGCGGCGGCTTGAAAACGAACTGATCTCGCTGGTGAGTCACGAATTGCGCACGCCGCTCACCTCGCTTCTCGGGGCGCTGGACCTGCTCGGGACCGGGCAATTGGGAAGCCTCACTCCCCGAGGCCGACAGGTGCTCGCCATCGCCGTCACCAACACCGAACGCCTCGCCCGCCTGGTCAACGACATCCTCGATCTTGAGCGGCTGCAGGCCAACCAGTTCACGATCCAGAAGGTGCGCTGCAGCGCCGCCCGCCTGCTCGTCCAGGCCGCCGAAGCACTGCAGGCGCAAGCTGAGCAAAACGAAATTGCCCTGGTGGTCGAGTCTTGCGAGGCGGAGGTGCTCGCCGACCCGGATCGGATCTTGCAGGCGCTGATCAACCTGCTCAACAACGCGATCAAATTTTCACCGCCCAAAGGCACGATCCGGCTTGCGGCCCACGTCCAGTCGGACCATCTGCAGATCCAGGTCCAGGATCAAGGCCGGGGCATCCCGGCTGAGAAGCTCCGGCTCATCTTCGAGCGCTTTCAGCAGGTCGATGCCTCCGACTCGCGCCAAAAAGGCGGCAGTGGCCTGGGGCTTGCCATCTGCCGCGATATCGTCGAGCGCCACGGTGGCCGGATCTGGGTCGAGAGTGTCCCCGGCGCGGGCAGCACCTTCTACCTCACCCTGCCGCTTTTGCACTACGGCTGAGCTTACAGACGAGGAGGAATCGATGAGCAGGTGCGTGTTGATCGTCGATGACGAGGAGGACATCCGGGCCGTCGCCCAGCTTGGCCTGGATCTGGCTGCCGGCTGGCAGGTTCTCACCGCCGCCTCCGGCAGCGAGGCGATAGCGGTTGCTAGCCGGCAGCAACCGGATGTGATCTTGCTCGATGTGATGATGCCCGACCTCGATGGGCAGGCGACCCTCGCACGGCTGAAGGCCGACCCGGCCACCCGGACGATTCCGGTGATCTTGATGACCGCCAAAGTCCAATCGACCGATCAGCAAAATTTTGCCGCCCTCGAAGTTGCCGCCGTCTTTACCAAGCCTTTTCGCCCGATGCAACTGGCCGCTCAGATTTGCTCCGCCCTGGGCTGGTCGTCCCCAGAAGAGATGTCCCCTTCCCCCGAGAGACCCCCGCCAGCCTGTTAAGCTGTGAAAGCGCGGGATGTGGCTCAGCTTGGTAGAGCGCGGAGTTTGGGACTCTGAGGTCGCAGGTTCGAATCCTGTCATCCCGACTGATCAAGATCAATACTCTACCAGCGCTTCGCTGCCAAACAGCGCCGATAACTGCTCCCTGTCGATAAAACCGAGGCTCCAGGCGATGATGTGCAGTTGATTGGCATCGTGCCGGTGAACGGCCAGGGTCGTGACCGTCTGGTACTGCTGGTCGCTTAAGAGATTTTGCAATTTTAAGGCGACTGGATCCGGTGGCAACGGGGCTTTAAGGGGAGACATTCTACCTTCCTGCGGAGCGCGTCCTGCGTATGCTGTGAACCAGAGTAGACCGCTTTGGGCCCGCCGTCAGCCGAACAAAAGTTATAGATTTTGTCGCGTCTCCTCGACCGAAGGACAGGCAAAAGGTAGAGATAGACCGGCCCAGTGTGAAGCTGGCTTAACTCGCCAGGGAGCGCGCCTACAGAGGCGGGACTTACACCCCCGGCAACTCCGATGCTTCCCAGACCCCGCCTGCTTCTCGGATTTTCTTTGACGGCGTTTTTTGTGCTGCTGGCGGGTCTCAGCCCGCTTTTTGCCCATAAACCAGCCGCCGGTGCCGCCTGCAATGGCCCGCAGCCCCTCACCCCCGGCAGCGGCTGCCTGTTTACCCTTGGCCTCAAAGGTGACAGGGCGTTCGTGCTTCGCCACACCGATGTCAAGGCCCAGATAAGCGGCAACATTGCCCGCGTCGAAGTGCGACAGACCTTTGAAAATCCCTTCAGCGATCCCCTCGAAGCGATCTACGTCTTTCCGCTGCCGGATGAATCGGCGGT harbors:
- a CDS encoding PAS domain S-box protein, with translation MSHPPAMTILEQIKQRTDVPVVVTDQQGFVTYVNERFCAVFGWSAAEIRGQLITAIIPDSFHASHHLGFSRFLTTQKSTILNHPMRLKGVTRDGRQIEAEHLIAAEEHQGEWVFMATLRPLLPLDG
- a CDS encoding PAS domain-containing sensor histidine kinase: MGTDLMGLIDQLRSTLGKMEVALGAIADAIVWTDKDCHIQWCNAAFDRLVNCEHILVLGEKLNHLLPLWQAGQAVACSAYPDARILAGRYEGGEYELQRGGCALALEISGSCVEMANGERSAVLVIRDMTPARRLEAERRRLENELISLVSHELRTPLTSLLGALDLLGTGQLGSLTPRGRQVLAIAVTNTERLARLVNDILDLERLQANQFTIQKVRCSAARLLVQAAEALQAQAEQNEIALVVESCEAEVLADPDRILQALINLLNNAIKFSPPKGTIRLAAHVQSDHLQIQVQDQGRGIPAEKLRLIFERFQQVDASDSRQKGGSGLGLAICRDIVERHGGRIWVESVPGAGSTFYLTLPLLHYG
- a CDS encoding response regulator, which gives rise to MSRCVLIVDDEEDIRAVAQLGLDLAAGWQVLTAASGSEAIAVASRQQPDVILLDVMMPDLDGQATLARLKADPATRTIPVILMTAKVQSTDQQNFAALEVAAVFTKPFRPMQLAAQICSALGWSSPEEMSPSPERPPPAC